One genomic window of Nicotiana sylvestris chromosome 10, ASM39365v2, whole genome shotgun sequence includes the following:
- the LOC138879716 gene encoding uncharacterized protein — protein MKVAEMRILRWMYGQTRMDKIRNDDIREKVRVALIDDKMREARLKWFGHIQRRSPDAPIRRRDRLVVEGMRRGRGRPKKYWREVIRQDMARLQIFEDMTLDRKMWRSSIRVIV, from the coding sequence atgaaagtagctgaaATGAGGATATTGAGGTGGATGTACGGGCAAACTAGGAtggacaagattaggaatgatgatattcgggagaaggtgcgcGTGGctctcattgatgacaagatgcgggaagcgaggctcaaaTGGTTTGGGCATAtacagaggagaagcccagatgctccgaTAAGGAGGCGTGACCGGCTAGTTGTGGAGGGCATGAGAAggggtagagggcggcctaagaagtattggagagaggtgatcaggcaggacatggcgaggcttcagattttcgaggacatgacacttgataggaagatgtggaggtcgagtattagggttatAGTTTAG